One Paenibacillus riograndensis SBR5 DNA segment encodes these proteins:
- a CDS encoding ABC transporter permease produces MTEYLIRRVLQSVLVIFLITILTFLLIHAAPGGPTQMMLSPGLSPEVFKQQAHNLGLDQPVPVQYVRWISGLLQGDLGYTFKNHLPVADLLWPRIGNTFILMGAAWLLSLIIAIPWGIYNSTKVYGLSDQSASFISYLGFAMPTFWFGILLQQWFSLKLNWFPLSDMHTRGKEGDIGDLLMHLVLPVTVLSLGFLASYMKYARASMLEVLDQDYIRTARAKGVKERKVVFHHALRNALIPIITILGLDLPILVAGAALTESVFNWPGMGRWFVQMASEREYSVLMAITIVTAVMVVLGNLLADILYAIVDPRVKLGKQGGKAA; encoded by the coding sequence ATGACAGAATATCTGATTCGTCGCGTACTGCAATCGGTGCTGGTGATCTTTTTGATTACGATACTTACCTTTCTTCTAATTCATGCGGCTCCCGGAGGGCCGACCCAGATGATGCTGTCTCCGGGACTTTCACCGGAAGTCTTCAAGCAGCAAGCGCATAATCTCGGCCTGGACCAGCCTGTTCCTGTGCAGTATGTGCGCTGGATTAGCGGCTTGCTGCAGGGAGACCTGGGTTATACTTTTAAAAATCACCTGCCGGTTGCAGATCTGCTATGGCCCCGTATCGGCAATACCTTCATTCTCATGGGGGCAGCCTGGCTGTTATCCCTAATCATTGCGATTCCCTGGGGGATCTATAACAGCACCAAAGTATATGGGTTGTCCGACCAGTCGGCCTCCTTCATCTCTTATCTCGGCTTTGCGATGCCAACGTTCTGGTTCGGGATACTGCTGCAGCAGTGGTTTTCCCTGAAGCTGAACTGGTTTCCTCTATCCGATATGCATACAAGAGGAAAAGAAGGGGATATCGGGGACTTGCTCATGCACCTTGTGCTGCCGGTAACGGTGCTGTCACTAGGATTTCTTGCTTCCTATATGAAGTATGCGCGGGCAAGCATGCTTGAAGTGCTGGACCAGGATTATATCCGTACTGCACGCGCCAAGGGTGTCAAAGAACGGAAAGTCGTCTTCCATCATGCGCTGCGCAATGCGCTTATTCCAATCATCACCATTCTGGGCCTGGATCTTCCTATATTGGTGGCAGGGGCCGCCTTGACGGAGAGTGTGTTCAACTGGCCGGGCATGGGACGCTGGTTCGTGCAAATGGCAAGTGAGCGCGAATATTCAGTGCTCATGGCTATAACTATCGTAACGGCGGTTATGGTTGTGCTGGGCAATTTGCTCGCAGATATTTTGTATGCGATAGTAGATCCCCGCGTCAAGCTCGGCAAGCAAGGAGGGAAAGCAGCATGA